A part of Primulina huaijiensis isolate GDHJ02 unplaced genomic scaffold, ASM1229523v2 scaffold42399, whole genome shotgun sequence genomic DNA contains:
- the LOC140969591 gene encoding tubby-like protein 8 isoform X2 → MACCKETTVSRQSSCSSSLYRNPLIERKQSRSSSEGEWNGASLSVRMRRNSAFVNDDKENAAPNIRPEKPEKINWQGNTVIENGKKDSFFRDSSNGKENLSKPSSLQLCIKKHEPESSIGLKIWDNFGSENTDSVNVWEHSDSEAAPVPSWTTLPNRSLLCRPLPVDVGRCTCIIVKERSPDGFDGGTLYTLYTNEGQGRQNRKLAVAHHRRCKGRSEFTISQNPKAQKIGLDDNLIGIVTANIMGSKYHIWDQGQSQNVLSRNPKLLAAVKFVPTISTWTGSYRSMKAWVPKHYSMQLKNTNQVQHINGLPTEWAVNKDNVHQLFSRVPRYNKISKQYELDLRDRGGRAGFKIQSSVKNFQLTLERNGKQTILQLGRVAKSKYEMDYRYPLTGYQAFCICLASIDTKLCCTV, encoded by the exons atggctTGTTGCAAAGAAACCACAGTTTCTCGCCAATCTTCTTGCAGCTCTTCCCTGTATCGGAACCCACTTATCGAAAGGAAACAAAGCCGTAGCTCCAGCGAAGGCGAGTGGAACGGCGCCTCACTGTCCGTGCGTATGCGCCGTAATTCAGCTTTTGTTAATGATGATAAAGAGAATGCGGCACCAAATATTAGACCCGAAAAACCTGAAAAAATTAATTGGCAAGGAAACACGGTTATTGAAAATGGGAAAAAAGACAGTTTTTTTAGAGATTCTTCAAATGGGAAGGAGAATTTGTCgaagccatcttctttgcagCTGTGCATAAAGAAGCACGAGCCCGAATCAAGCATTGGATTGAAGATTTGGGATAATTTTGGTTCAGAGAACACGGATTCGGTCAATGTTTGGGAACATTCTGATTCGGAAGCTGCACCAGTTCCTTCATGGACGACTTTGCCGAATAG GTCCTTGTTGTGTAGGCCTTTGCCGGTGGATGTAGGGAGGTGCACATGTATTATAGTGAAAGAAAGGTCGCCCGATGGATTTGATGGAGGCACATTGTACACACTTTATACAAAC GAGGGTCAGGGAAGACAAAATCGCAAACTTGCGGTGGCTCATCACAGAAGATGCAAAGGAAGATCAGAGTTCACAATATCTCAAAATCCCAAGGCCCAAAAGATTGGCTTAGATGACAACTTAATTGGCATCGTTACTGCCAACATAATGGGATCAAAGTACCATATATGGGATCAG GGGCAAAGCCAGAATGTGTTGAGTAGAAACCCCAAGTTATTGGCTGCTGTGAA ATTTGTCCCTACTATATCTACCTGGACTGGAAGCTACCGAAGCATGAAGGCATGGGTTCCAAAGCACTACTCTATGCAGCTGAAGAACACTAATCAG GTACAACATATTAACGGATTACCCACCGAATGGGCGGTGAATAAAGATAATGTTCATCAGCTGTTCTCAAGAGTTCCTCGTTACAATAAG ATCTCGAAGCAATACGAGCTGGATTTAAGAGACAGAGGAGGAAGGGCAGGTTTTAAAATTCAAAGTTCTGTGAAAAACTTCCAGTTAACTTTGGAG AGGAATGGAAAGCAAACGATCCTTCAACTTGGAAGAGTGGCAAAGTCCAAATATGAAATGGATTATAG ATATCCATTGACTGGATACCAAGCCTTCTGCATATGTTTGGCTTCCATTGATACAAAACTCTGCTGCACAGTATGA
- the LOC140969591 gene encoding tubby-like protein 8 isoform X1, translating into MACCKETTVSRQSSCSSSLYRNPLIERKQSRSSSEGEWNGASLSVRMRRNSAFVNDDKENAAPNIRPEKPEKINWQGNTVIENGKKDSFFRDSSNGKENLSKPSSLQLCIKKHEPESSIGLKIWDNFGSENTDSVNVWEHSDSEAAPVPSWTTLPNRSLLCRPLPVDVGRCTCIIVKERSPDGFDGGTLYTLYTNEGQGRQNRKLAVAHHRRCKGRSEFTISQNPKAQKIGLDDNLIGIVTANIMGSKYHIWDQGQSQNVLSRNPKLLAAVKFCRFVPTISTWTGSYRSMKAWVPKHYSMQLKNTNQVQHINGLPTEWAVNKDNVHQLFSRVPRYNKISKQYELDLRDRGGRAGFKIQSSVKNFQLTLERNGKQTILQLGRVAKSKYEMDYRYPLTGYQAFCICLASIDTKLCCTV; encoded by the exons atggctTGTTGCAAAGAAACCACAGTTTCTCGCCAATCTTCTTGCAGCTCTTCCCTGTATCGGAACCCACTTATCGAAAGGAAACAAAGCCGTAGCTCCAGCGAAGGCGAGTGGAACGGCGCCTCACTGTCCGTGCGTATGCGCCGTAATTCAGCTTTTGTTAATGATGATAAAGAGAATGCGGCACCAAATATTAGACCCGAAAAACCTGAAAAAATTAATTGGCAAGGAAACACGGTTATTGAAAATGGGAAAAAAGACAGTTTTTTTAGAGATTCTTCAAATGGGAAGGAGAATTTGTCgaagccatcttctttgcagCTGTGCATAAAGAAGCACGAGCCCGAATCAAGCATTGGATTGAAGATTTGGGATAATTTTGGTTCAGAGAACACGGATTCGGTCAATGTTTGGGAACATTCTGATTCGGAAGCTGCACCAGTTCCTTCATGGACGACTTTGCCGAATAG GTCCTTGTTGTGTAGGCCTTTGCCGGTGGATGTAGGGAGGTGCACATGTATTATAGTGAAAGAAAGGTCGCCCGATGGATTTGATGGAGGCACATTGTACACACTTTATACAAAC GAGGGTCAGGGAAGACAAAATCGCAAACTTGCGGTGGCTCATCACAGAAGATGCAAAGGAAGATCAGAGTTCACAATATCTCAAAATCCCAAGGCCCAAAAGATTGGCTTAGATGACAACTTAATTGGCATCGTTACTGCCAACATAATGGGATCAAAGTACCATATATGGGATCAG GGGCAAAGCCAGAATGTGTTGAGTAGAAACCCCAAGTTATTGGCTGCTGTGAA ATTTTGCAGATTTGTCCCTACTATATCTACCTGGACTGGAAGCTACCGAAGCATGAAGGCATGGGTTCCAAAGCACTACTCTATGCAGCTGAAGAACACTAATCAG GTACAACATATTAACGGATTACCCACCGAATGGGCGGTGAATAAAGATAATGTTCATCAGCTGTTCTCAAGAGTTCCTCGTTACAATAAG ATCTCGAAGCAATACGAGCTGGATTTAAGAGACAGAGGAGGAAGGGCAGGTTTTAAAATTCAAAGTTCTGTGAAAAACTTCCAGTTAACTTTGGAG AGGAATGGAAAGCAAACGATCCTTCAACTTGGAAGAGTGGCAAAGTCCAAATATGAAATGGATTATAG ATATCCATTGACTGGATACCAAGCCTTCTGCATATGTTTGGCTTCCATTGATACAAAACTCTGCTGCACAGTATGA